A DNA window from Parabacteroides johnsonii DSM 18315 contains the following coding sequences:
- a CDS encoding DUF6383 domain-containing protein, translating to MMNKLYFYCFALFMVPTFSAFGQTQPSQDENGYYLIENAEHLRWFRDQVNASEHKQVDTNGDGQINMDDETIVRLNAKLMADIDLGGESWTPIGEYNNGEEPDEIRFGGYFDGQGHVIKGLNVQPIDGRQSYGLFGYVAWGVVKNLGIVGGTVTSKADDGQEYTGAISGMLSYGRIENCFSTATVTGTEEGSIGGLTGGMRKISSVSNSYNAGTVIDPAGMAGGITGYIGSDASVYNCYNMGKVTGGAISGEDYSESLLRSGEEEPLPIIDCYYLEGTGSGMLAKALSAADFVTTINEKLFTNPNNGEDFPWDGKANLADDKLSVPTFDSSSAVEVSLGDDPTTTETIVTGENRIQAIDGRICITTSESMKVRVVNIAGQTVRSACLSDGYSEITGLSEGIYIVVLEDGTCVKVLLR from the coding sequence ATGATGAACAAACTTTACTTTTATTGTTTTGCCTTATTTATGGTGCCGACTTTTTCGGCCTTCGGGCAAACTCAACCCTCGCAGGACGAGAATGGGTATTATTTGATAGAGAATGCGGAACATCTGAGATGGTTTCGGGACCAGGTGAATGCTTCCGAGCACAAACAAGTGGACACTAATGGTGACGGTCAGATCAACATGGATGACGAAACGATTGTCCGGCTCAACGCCAAACTGATGGCCGACATCGATCTCGGTGGCGAATCTTGGACGCCGATCGGTGAGTATAACAATGGTGAGGAGCCTGATGAAATCCGTTTTGGAGGCTACTTCGATGGGCAGGGACATGTCATCAAGGGACTGAACGTCCAGCCGATCGACGGGAGGCAGTCGTACGGGCTGTTCGGCTATGTCGCTTGGGGTGTGGTGAAGAACCTCGGTATAGTCGGTGGCACGGTCACCTCCAAAGCCGATGACGGGCAGGAATATACCGGTGCCATCAGCGGGATGCTCAGCTACGGGCGCATTGAGAACTGCTTTAGCACCGCTACTGTCACTGGGACGGAAGAAGGAAGCATCGGTGGACTGACCGGTGGTATGCGCAAGATCAGTAGCGTCTCGAACAGCTATAACGCCGGGACGGTTATTGATCCGGCGGGTATGGCAGGTGGCATCACCGGATATATTGGTAGCGATGCGAGCGTCTATAACTGCTACAATATGGGCAAAGTGACCGGTGGCGCGATTTCGGGTGAAGATTATAGTGAAAGCCTCCTCCGCTCTGGAGAGGAAGAGCCGCTCCCCATTATCGACTGCTATTATCTGGAAGGTACTGGTTCCGGTATGCTTGCTAAGGCTCTATCGGCTGCTGACTTCGTGACTACCATCAACGAGAAGCTCTTCACCAACCCGAATAATGGCGAAGACTTTCCTTGGGACGGCAAGGCGAACCTCGCGGACGATAAGTTGTCTGTTCCGACATTCGATAGTAGTTCGGCCGTGGAAGTCTCTCTCGGCGATGATCCGACGACTACGGAAACCATAGTGACGGGAGAAAACCGCATACAGGCGATCGATGGGCGTATCTGTATCACGACATCCGAATCGATGAAAGTACGCGTAGTCAATATTGCTGGGCAGACGGTTCGCTCCGCTTGTCTATCGGATGGCTATAGCGAAATAACCGGCCTGTCTGAGGGCATCTATATTGTTGTCTTGGAAGATGGGACATGTGTGAAAGTTTTGTTGCGCTAA
- a CDS encoding bactofilin family protein: MGIKQKEENTNGGLHNTLAAGTTVKGDIVTETDFRLDGKIEGNVSCNGKIVIGPKGNVTGNIVSANAEILGEVEGSIHVSAKLVLKATAVIKGDIFAQTLEIEPNARFNGVCKMSGEK, translated from the coding sequence ATGGGAATAAAGCAAAAAGAAGAAAACACGAATGGCGGCCTGCATAATACCCTCGCCGCCGGCACAACCGTAAAAGGCGACATCGTGACGGAAACAGACTTCCGACTGGATGGAAAAATAGAAGGAAATGTGAGTTGCAACGGTAAAATCGTGATCGGCCCGAAAGGGAATGTCACAGGAAACATCGTTTCTGCAAATGCCGAAATATTGGGAGAAGTGGAAGGTTCCATACACGTCAGTGCCAAACTTGTCCTAAAAGCGACCGCCGTCATCAAAGGCGATATATTCGCCCAAACGCTGGAAATCGAACCGAATGCCCGCTTCAACGGGGTTTGCAAGATGTCAGGGGAAAAATAA
- the folB gene encoding dihydroneopterin aldolase: MTTRIELKEMRFYAYHGVMPQETKVGNNFVVNLILTAPLEQAVRSDELDDTINYAAVYEVVKEQMDIPSKLIEHVAGRILYVLKERFPQLAAIELKLSKLNPPFGGDIHSASIILDETYP; the protein is encoded by the coding sequence ATGACAACAAGAATAGAACTGAAGGAAATGAGATTCTATGCCTATCACGGTGTAATGCCGCAGGAAACAAAGGTAGGGAACAATTTTGTTGTGAACCTGATCCTTACGGCACCTTTGGAACAGGCCGTAAGAAGTGATGAACTGGACGATACGATCAACTATGCCGCTGTTTATGAGGTTGTAAAAGAACAGATGGATATCCCTTCCAAACTGATCGAGCATGTGGCAGGACGGATTTTGTATGTCCTGAAGGAGCGTTTTCCCCAGCTGGCAGCTATCGAGTTAAAACTCTCCAAACTGAACCCGCCTTTTGGAGGCGATATTCATAGCGCTTCGATCATTCTTGACGAGACTTACCCTTGA
- a CDS encoding monomeric [FeFe] hydrogenase, with protein MAFTNNVMIVRHGLLAKLVKLWKENRLLEEIDRLPIELSPRKSKVIGRCCVHKERAVWKYKTLPLLGFDMQDEVDELTPLSEYAKQALLRSENKKENLMCVVDEACSSCVQVNYEITNLCRGCVARSCYMNCPKDAIRFKKNGQAEIDHDTCISCGKCHQNCPYHAIVYIPIPCEEVCPVKAISKDEYGVEHIDESKCIYCGKCVNACPFGAIFEISQVFDILQRLRNKEPMVAIVAPSILAQFAAPVEKVYGAIKSLGFLEVVEVAQGAMETTRREAEELKEKLAEGQPFMTTSCCPSYIQLAEKHIPDLKKYISTTGSPMYYTARIVKEKYPDAKIVFVGPCVAKRKEVKMDPCVDFTLTFEEIGSVLTGMDIKVEEAQPFSVLFNAVREAHGFAQTGGVINAVKVYLKEDQVANLNTIQVANLTKKNVALLRAYAKTGKAPGQFIEVMACEGGCVTGPCVHGDRSAGQKQLLKELTKY; from the coding sequence ATGGCATTTACCAACAACGTAATGATTGTCCGCCACGGATTGCTGGCGAAGTTAGTGAAACTTTGGAAGGAGAACCGTCTGCTCGAAGAGATAGACCGGTTGCCTATCGAGTTGAGTCCTCGTAAGTCGAAAGTCATCGGCCGTTGCTGTGTGCACAAGGAGCGGGCTGTGTGGAAATACAAGACACTGCCGCTGCTCGGATTCGATATGCAGGATGAGGTCGACGAACTGACACCTTTGTCTGAATACGCCAAACAAGCATTGCTGCGTTCGGAAAACAAGAAAGAGAACCTGATGTGCGTGGTGGATGAAGCCTGTTCGTCCTGTGTGCAGGTGAACTATGAGATTACGAACCTTTGCCGTGGATGTGTGGCTCGAAGCTGCTATATGAACTGCCCGAAAGATGCGATCCGTTTCAAAAAGAACGGGCAGGCGGAGATCGACCATGATACCTGCATCAGTTGCGGCAAATGTCACCAGAACTGTCCCTATCATGCCATCGTGTATATCCCGATCCCTTGCGAGGAAGTTTGCCCGGTGAAGGCGATCAGCAAGGACGAGTACGGAGTGGAACATATCGACGAATCCAAATGTATCTATTGCGGCAAATGCGTGAATGCCTGTCCTTTCGGGGCGATCTTCGAGATATCCCAGGTGTTCGACATCCTGCAACGTCTGCGCAACAAAGAGCCGATGGTGGCTATTGTCGCCCCGTCTATCCTGGCCCAGTTTGCAGCTCCGGTAGAGAAGGTCTATGGCGCCATCAAATCGCTGGGCTTCCTCGAAGTTGTCGAGGTGGCACAGGGAGCGATGGAGACGACTCGCCGCGAAGCAGAAGAACTGAAAGAAAAGTTGGCGGAAGGTCAACCATTCATGACGACCAGTTGTTGTCCTTCTTATATCCAACTTGCCGAGAAGCATATCCCGGATTTGAAGAAATATATTTCGACTACCGGTTCACCGATGTACTACACCGCCCGGATCGTGAAGGAGAAATATCCGGATGCTAAGATCGTGTTCGTCGGCCCGTGCGTGGCGAAGCGGAAAGAGGTGAAGATGGATCCGTGTGTGGATTTCACGCTTACGTTCGAAGAAATAGGCTCGGTGCTGACCGGAATGGATATAAAGGTGGAAGAGGCACAACCGTTCTCCGTCTTGTTCAATGCTGTACGTGAGGCGCATGGATTTGCCCAGACCGGAGGCGTGATCAATGCTGTGAAGGTGTATCTGAAAGAAGACCAGGTCGCTAACCTCAACACGATTCAGGTCGCTAACCTTACGAAGAAGAACGTTGCTTTGTTGCGTGCATATGCCAAAACGGGCAAGGCTCCGGGGCAGTTCATCGAAGTGATGGCCTGCGAAGGCGGTTGTGTGACGGGTCCTTGTGTGCATGGCGACAGGTCTGCCGGGCAGAAGCAGTTGCTTAAAGAACTTACTAAATATTAA
- a CDS encoding PNGase F N-terminal domain-containing protein, which translates to MMKKIVLLFLLAEMLLLTACGPREIPAKGDFTVRVFDDTPVRFAPDIYPGAYNAPGPDSIYHLVNGRIILKKIMLPEYERNVYVKLKVTIASNGDRWDKSGSCFVLPKASGINLLNIAKGEKQFPEVDSTKLEHMVGIVAGEDYKPTVELMRFMTPFGVGHFSAPDDSLTHNRKPVYIDHWEDSVSWEQDITDLYPLLEGGAYVGIFIDTWTTEGYIASMTVDVDESGLAYDPLPCRHVEPLMNTVYYEGQTYPDIFARRDVSTDFEIPAGARNVRLKYIVTGHGGHSGGDEFVEKRNIVSVDGKEVLNFIPWRSDCASFRRFNPATGVWLKERLASYIAKDGYSEKKVEEPLGSSDLSRSNWCPGSDVMPEEVLLTDIGPGKHTFTVSIPEAAEIDGNKLNHWLVSAYLVWEE; encoded by the coding sequence ATGATGAAAAAGATTGTTTTACTCTTTTTACTGGCGGAGATGTTGTTGCTGACGGCATGCGGGCCACGGGAAATTCCTGCGAAAGGAGATTTTACCGTACGTGTGTTTGATGATACTCCTGTACGGTTTGCCCCGGATATCTATCCGGGAGCTTATAATGCGCCGGGACCGGACAGTATCTATCATTTGGTGAACGGGCGTATTATCTTGAAGAAAATAATGTTACCCGAATACGAACGGAATGTCTATGTCAAATTGAAGGTGACGATTGCTTCCAACGGTGACCGCTGGGATAAATCCGGTTCCTGTTTCGTCTTGCCGAAGGCGTCGGGTATCAATCTACTGAACATTGCTAAGGGAGAGAAGCAGTTCCCTGAGGTGGATAGTACGAAGCTCGAACACATGGTCGGGATCGTTGCCGGCGAAGATTATAAACCGACGGTCGAGTTGATGCGCTTCATGACCCCTTTCGGAGTAGGACATTTCAGTGCTCCTGATGATAGCTTGACGCATAACCGTAAGCCGGTCTATATCGACCATTGGGAAGATAGCGTTAGCTGGGAACAGGATATAACCGACCTGTATCCGCTTTTGGAGGGAGGAGCCTATGTCGGTATCTTTATCGACACCTGGACGACGGAGGGCTATATTGCCAGTATGACGGTCGATGTAGATGAATCCGGCCTGGCCTATGATCCGTTACCCTGCCGTCATGTGGAGCCGTTGATGAATACGGTTTATTACGAAGGGCAGACCTATCCGGATATCTTTGCCCGTCGGGACGTGTCGACGGACTTCGAGATTCCCGCCGGTGCCCGTAATGTCCGGCTGAAATATATCGTGACCGGTCATGGCGGCCATTCCGGTGGGGATGAATTTGTCGAGAAACGCAATATCGTTTCGGTCGATGGGAAAGAAGTGTTAAACTTCATCCCCTGGCGTTCGGATTGTGCCTCTTTCCGCCGTTTCAACCCGGCAACGGGTGTATGGCTGAAAGAGCGATTGGCTTCTTATATCGCCAAAGATGGTTATTCGGAAAAGAAAGTGGAAGAACCGTTAGGATCGTCCGATCTGTCACGTTCCAACTGGTGTCCTGGTTCCGATGTGATGCCTGAAGAGGTTCTCTTGACGGATATCGGGCCGGGAAAGCATACCTTCACGGTCAGTATTCCTGAAGCGGCCGAGATAGATGGGAATAAGCTGAACCATTGGCTCGTGTCTGCTTATCTGGTGTGGGAGGAATGA
- a CDS encoding MarC family protein: MDSLLPFFLLCFTSFFTLTNPLGTMPVFLTMTNGMSEEQRRAIVRRATIVSFLTLMVFTFSGQFLFKFFGISTNGFRIAGGIIIFTIGFDMLQARYAKAKLKEEEVKTYVNDISITPLAIPMLCGPGAIANALMLMDDAVTLAKKCILIGTIGLIYFITYLILRASTRLNRYMGETGNNVMMRLMGLILMVIAVECFVSGFKPIMIDILQHSNL; this comes from the coding sequence ATGGATTCGTTGTTGCCTTTCTTTCTATTATGTTTTACCTCGTTTTTTACGCTGACAAATCCGTTAGGTACGATGCCTGTCTTTTTGACCATGACGAATGGCATGAGTGAGGAGCAGCGTCGTGCCATTGTCCGCCGCGCCACAATCGTGTCGTTCCTGACGCTGATGGTTTTCACTTTCTCCGGGCAGTTCTTGTTCAAGTTCTTCGGTATTTCGACAAACGGGTTCCGTATTGCGGGTGGCATTATCATCTTCACGATCGGTTTCGACATGTTGCAGGCGCGTTATGCGAAAGCTAAGTTGAAAGAGGAGGAGGTGAAGACGTATGTGAACGATATTTCCATTACGCCCCTTGCCATCCCGATGCTCTGCGGACCCGGTGCGATCGCTAATGCCTTGATGCTGATGGATGATGCCGTGACATTGGCAAAGAAGTGTATCCTGATCGGGACGATCGGACTGATCTATTTTATCACCTACCTGATCCTCCGCGCTTCTACACGTTTGAATCGCTACATGGGCGAGACGGGTAATAACGTCATGATGCGCCTGATGGGATTGATCTTGATGGTGATCGCCGTAGAGTGTTTCGTGAGTGGTTTTAAGCCAATCATGATCGACATTTTGCAGCACTCGAACCTTTGA
- a CDS encoding glycosyltransferase family 2 protein, whose protein sequence is MKTNENFQLSTFNFQLNKRLAVVILNWNGRALMEEYLPSVVAYTPDEWADVIVADNGSTDDSIEMLKAKFPTVGIIRLDKNYGFAEGYNQALKHIGHEYTVLLNSDVEVTPGWLDAPVAAMDTDKTIAGVQPKIRALRNKEYFEYAGAAGGYMDRYGYPYCRGRVLHVVEKDAGQYDTPADLLWATGACLFVQTAVYKEVGGLDAGFFAHQEEIDMCWRLRSRGYRLVCTPSSVVYHVGGATLNVESPRKTFLNFRNNLLMLYKNLPEKDLKHVMRARFWLDYIAAAKFLLTGHYPNARAVYEARKAFHELKPSYELVRRENLAKTKLSDIPELRKRSLIIDFYLQRKKKFTEL, encoded by the coding sequence ATGAAAACAAACGAAAACTTTCAACTTTCAACTTTCAACTTCCAACTAAACAAACGCCTTGCCGTCGTTATCCTCAACTGGAACGGCCGGGCACTGATGGAAGAATACTTGCCCTCCGTTGTCGCTTACACACCCGACGAATGGGCGGATGTAATCGTTGCCGACAACGGCTCTACTGACGATTCCATCGAGATGCTGAAAGCAAAGTTCCCTACGGTCGGTATCATCCGGCTGGACAAGAATTACGGCTTTGCCGAAGGGTATAACCAGGCATTGAAGCACATCGGGCACGAATACACGGTCTTGCTCAACAGCGATGTCGAAGTCACTCCGGGATGGCTGGATGCACCTGTCGCCGCGATGGATACCGACAAAACCATTGCCGGAGTTCAGCCCAAGATACGTGCCCTACGAAACAAGGAATATTTCGAGTATGCCGGAGCGGCAGGGGGATATATGGACCGGTACGGCTATCCATATTGCCGCGGACGTGTCCTGCATGTCGTAGAAAAAGACGCCGGACAATATGACACGCCTGCCGACCTACTTTGGGCCACAGGAGCCTGTCTGTTCGTCCAAACAGCAGTCTACAAGGAGGTCGGAGGTCTCGATGCCGGTTTCTTTGCCCACCAAGAAGAAATCGATATGTGCTGGCGACTACGTTCACGTGGCTACCGGCTGGTCTGTACGCCGTCGTCGGTCGTGTACCATGTGGGAGGTGCTACACTAAATGTCGAGAGTCCGCGTAAGACGTTCCTCAACTTCCGCAACAACCTGCTGATGTTATATAAGAATTTACCGGAAAAAGATCTGAAACATGTAATGCGTGCACGTTTCTGGCTGGACTATATTGCCGCCGCCAAGTTTCTGCTGACCGGCCATTATCCGAACGCCCGTGCCGTGTATGAGGCTCGGAAAGCATTCCATGAACTAAAACCATCTTACGAACTGGTCCGCCGTGAGAATCTTGCCAAAACAAAACTTTCCGACATCCCGGAATTACGAAAAAGGAGCCTGATCATAGACTTCTATTTACAAAGGAAAAAGAAATTTACGGAGCTGTAA
- a CDS encoding lysophospholipid acyltransferase family protein, translating into MWNKIQYALIYSWVKVHALLPMWALYILSDILYVLIYKIIRYRVKVVRQNMKASFPEKSDTELRRLEREFYHHFADYVVETIKLAHISLEELQRRAFLKNPELVDKLMEKGHTCFILLMGHYGNWEWFSGSTSRFQDSRIYQIYRPLSNQAFDRLFINLRTKFGSFGIKKQDTVRDVITLKKNKTRCVVIFIADQTPSRNNLHYWTNFLNQDSSILTGPERLARKLDLPVIFLDTKQVKRGYYTVDMKLVTETPKETPENWITEQYARLMEKCILRNPSGWLWTHKRWKHKRVESGELKVES; encoded by the coding sequence ATGTGGAATAAAATACAATATGCGCTTATCTACAGCTGGGTAAAGGTCCATGCACTTTTGCCGATGTGGGCGCTATATATATTATCGGATATTCTCTATGTGCTGATTTATAAAATCATCAGATACAGAGTGAAGGTCGTCAGGCAAAATATGAAAGCCTCTTTCCCTGAGAAATCGGATACCGAACTGCGCCGGCTGGAACGCGAGTTCTACCACCATTTCGCCGACTATGTGGTCGAAACGATCAAGCTCGCCCACATCTCCCTCGAGGAATTGCAACGCCGGGCTTTCCTGAAAAACCCCGAACTGGTAGACAAGCTGATGGAAAAAGGACATACCTGTTTTATCCTCCTGATGGGACATTACGGCAACTGGGAATGGTTTTCCGGCTCTACCTCCCGTTTCCAGGACTCCCGCATCTACCAGATATACCGACCGCTCAGCAACCAGGCTTTCGACCGCCTGTTCATCAACTTACGAACGAAATTCGGCTCCTTCGGAATCAAAAAACAAGATACTGTGCGCGATGTCATCACCCTGAAGAAAAACAAAACCCGCTGTGTCGTGATCTTTATCGCCGACCAGACACCGAGCCGAAACAACTTGCACTATTGGACGAACTTCCTGAACCAGGATTCCTCCATCCTGACCGGCCCCGAACGCCTTGCCCGCAAACTGGATTTGCCGGTCATATTCCTCGATACGAAGCAGGTGAAACGCGGCTACTATACCGTAGATATGAAACTGGTGACCGAGACTCCCAAAGAGACGCCCGAAAACTGGATTACCGAACAATATGCCCGTCTGATGGAAAAATGTATCTTGCGCAATCCGTCGGGCTGGCTTTGGACACATAAGAGATGGAAACATAAGAGAGTTGAAAGTGGAGAATTGAAAGTTGAAAGTTAA
- the mtaB gene encoding tRNA (N(6)-L-threonylcarbamoyladenosine(37)-C(2))-methylthiotransferase MtaB, which produces MIDKTVFENKIAAYYTLGCKLNFAETSTIGKVLAEQGVRKARPSEKADICVVNTCSVTELADKKCRQAIRRIGKQHPGAFIVVIGCYAQLKPEEVSHIEGVDLVLGAEQKLDILMYLDDLKKKEEGGAVIASQTKDIRSFSPSCSADDRTRHFLKVQDGCDYFCSYCTIPFARGRSRNGTIASMVKQAEEVAASGGKEIVLTGVNIGDFGKSTGETFIDLIRALDEVEGIVRYRISSIEPNLITDEAIDFVAHSKHFAPHFHIPLQSGSDDVLKLMRRRYDTTLFRHKIEKIKEVMPHAFIGVDVIVGTRGETDTYFEDARTFIESLDISQLHVFSYSERPGTQALKIDYVVDPKTKHARSQQLLDISDRKLHTFYETHIGKQANVLFEQTRKGGMMHGFTENYIKVEIPYDSSLVNETRQVTLGDWNEDKTALVVKIIE; this is translated from the coding sequence ATGATTGATAAGACTGTTTTTGAGAATAAGATAGCCGCATACTATACCTTAGGATGCAAGTTGAATTTCGCCGAAACTTCGACCATAGGGAAAGTACTTGCCGAACAGGGCGTACGCAAAGCACGTCCGAGTGAAAAGGCTGATATTTGCGTCGTCAACACTTGCTCTGTGACAGAGCTTGCCGACAAGAAATGCCGCCAGGCAATCCGCCGGATCGGCAAACAACACCCGGGGGCGTTCATCGTCGTGATCGGTTGCTACGCCCAGTTGAAGCCGGAAGAGGTTTCGCATATCGAAGGAGTCGACCTCGTCTTGGGCGCCGAGCAGAAGTTAGATATACTCATGTATTTAGACGACTTGAAAAAGAAAGAAGAGGGAGGTGCCGTAATCGCTTCCCAGACGAAAGATATCCGTTCCTTCTCCCCCTCCTGCTCGGCAGACGACCGCACGCGCCATTTCCTGAAAGTACAGGACGGGTGCGATTACTTCTGCTCCTATTGCACCATCCCCTTTGCCCGCGGACGTAGCCGCAACGGGACGATTGCCAGCATGGTAAAACAGGCCGAAGAGGTCGCCGCAAGTGGGGGGAAAGAGATTGTATTGACAGGTGTCAATATCGGCGACTTCGGGAAGAGTACCGGGGAGACGTTTATCGATCTGATCCGGGCACTCGACGAGGTGGAAGGGATCGTCCGCTACCGCATCTCTTCCATCGAACCGAATCTGATCACAGACGAAGCGATCGATTTTGTGGCACATAGCAAACATTTCGCTCCCCATTTCCATATCCCGTTGCAGAGCGGAAGCGACGATGTACTGAAACTCATGCGCCGTCGTTACGACACTACCCTGTTCCGGCATAAGATCGAAAAGATCAAAGAGGTCATGCCACACGCCTTTATCGGCGTCGATGTGATTGTCGGTACGCGAGGCGAAACGGATACCTATTTCGAAGATGCCCGCACCTTTATCGAAAGCCTGGACATCAGCCAACTGCACGTATTCAGCTATTCGGAACGGCCGGGCACACAGGCACTCAAGATCGATTACGTCGTCGACCCGAAAACCAAGCATGCCCGTAGCCAGCAATTGTTGGACATATCCGACCGTAAGCTCCATACCTTCTACGAAACCCATATCGGTAAGCAGGCGAATGTCTTGTTTGAACAAACACGCAAAGGGGGTATGATGCACGGCTTCACCGAAAATTATATAAAGGTGGAAATTCCTTACGACAGTTCACTGGTAAATGAGACCCGGCAGGTCACGTTAGGCGATTGGAACGAGGACAAAACAGCGTTAGTAGTAAAGATTATTGAATAA
- a CDS encoding acyloxyacyl hydrolase — protein sequence MNLKVLIITGMCILRCTPICAQGTGANDTVSHHPLTHEVGFDFRPVYIIPTNEFFAGENATWQPLRKSVSAHLKYSFRFHPESRNGKLYPHTYQGIGISYHSFFDKAEIGTPVSVYAFQGSRIARLSSRLSLDYEWNFGASFGWEKYHPGTNTYNYVVGSKINAYINLGFLLNWQLATGWRLTAGIDLSHFSNGNTQYPNAGVNTVGGKIGLVHTFGENAGMMMSDRLTTQRIKPHISYDIVLYGASKRKGVIKPDEAYLAPGSFGVLGFNFNPMYNFHKYFRAGASLDVQYDESANIKEYEADYNDQAEHQFYRPPFKEQLAIGLSVRGELVMPIFTINVGIGYNVYHKCTDTQGMYQILALKTSITRDLFLHVGYQLSKFKDPNNLMLGIGYRFHNKR from the coding sequence ATGAACTTGAAAGTACTCATAATAACAGGGATGTGTATACTGAGATGCACCCCTATATGTGCACAAGGGACAGGGGCGAACGACACCGTATCCCATCATCCGCTCACTCACGAGGTCGGCTTCGACTTCCGCCCCGTTTACATCATCCCCACCAATGAGTTCTTTGCAGGTGAGAATGCGACATGGCAACCTTTGCGTAAGTCCGTATCAGCGCACCTGAAATACTCTTTCCGGTTTCATCCTGAATCGCGTAACGGGAAATTATATCCGCACACCTACCAGGGAATCGGCATTTCATACCATTCTTTCTTTGACAAGGCCGAGATCGGAACTCCTGTTTCGGTATATGCCTTCCAAGGGTCACGCATAGCCCGGCTCTCCTCCCGTCTGTCACTGGATTACGAATGGAACTTCGGAGCCTCCTTCGGATGGGAAAAGTACCATCCGGGAACCAATACCTACAATTATGTCGTAGGGTCGAAGATCAATGCCTATATCAATTTGGGATTTCTGCTGAACTGGCAACTGGCGACGGGATGGCGACTAACGGCAGGCATCGACCTAAGCCATTTCTCCAACGGAAACACCCAGTACCCCAATGCAGGTGTCAATACTGTCGGGGGCAAGATAGGCTTGGTGCACACCTTCGGAGAAAATGCCGGGATGATGATGTCCGACAGGCTAACCACACAACGCATCAAACCGCACATCAGCTACGACATCGTTTTATACGGTGCCTCGAAACGGAAAGGGGTTATCAAGCCAGATGAAGCCTACCTGGCCCCCGGTTCGTTCGGTGTATTGGGATTTAATTTCAATCCCATGTATAACTTCCACAAATATTTCCGTGCCGGAGCATCGCTCGACGTACAATATGACGAAAGTGCCAACATCAAGGAATACGAGGCCGACTATAACGACCAGGCCGAACATCAGTTTTACCGTCCGCCATTCAAAGAACAATTAGCTATCGGGCTATCCGTACGAGGTGAACTGGTCATGCCGATCTTCACAATCAACGTAGGCATAGGCTACAATGTTTACCACAAATGCACCGACACACAAGGGATGTACCAAATCCTGGCATTGAAAACATCCATCACACGCGACCTGTTCCTGCACGTAGGGTACCAGTTGAGCAAATTCAAAGACCCCAACAACTTGATGTTAGGGATAGGTTACCGGTTCCACAATAAACGATAA